In a single window of the Cupriavidus sp. P-10 genome:
- the mog gene encoding molybdopterin adenylyltransferase, whose translation MTQTTQSTQPVSRNHPDELVVGFVSISDRASAGTYQDEGIPALREWFGRTLTSPWQAVERLIPDEQAQISRTLIELVDVAGCDLVLTTGGTGPARRDVTPEATLAVATKEMPGFGEQMRQVSLHFVPTAILSRQVAVIRETASRAALIVNLPGQPRAIRETLEGLRDADGKPVVQGIFAAVPYCIDLIGGPYMETDEAVVKAWRPKNAVRAKPAA comes from the coding sequence ATGACCCAGACCACGCAGTCCACGCAGCCGGTGTCCCGCAACCATCCCGACGAACTCGTCGTCGGCTTCGTCTCGATCTCGGACCGCGCCTCGGCCGGCACCTACCAGGACGAAGGCATCCCGGCGCTGCGCGAGTGGTTTGGGCGCACGCTGACCTCGCCGTGGCAGGCGGTGGAGCGGCTGATTCCCGATGAGCAGGCGCAGATCTCGCGTACGCTGATCGAGCTGGTGGACGTGGCTGGCTGCGACCTGGTGCTGACCACCGGCGGCACCGGGCCGGCGCGGCGCGATGTCACGCCGGAGGCCACGCTGGCGGTGGCCACCAAGGAAATGCCGGGCTTCGGCGAGCAGATGCGGCAAGTGAGCCTGCACTTCGTGCCGACCGCGATCCTGTCGCGCCAGGTGGCGGTGATCCGCGAGACCGCCAGCCGCGCCGCGCTGATCGTCAACCTGCCCGGCCAGCCGCGCGCCATCCGCGAGACGCTGGAAGGCTTGCGCGATGCCGACGGCAAGCCGGTCGTGCAAGGCATCTTTGCTGCGGTGCCGTATTGCATCGACCTGATCGGCGGCCCTTACATGGAAACCGACGAGGCCGTGGTAAAGGCCTGGCGGCCGAAGAACGCGGTGCGCGCCAAGCCCGCGGCGTAA
- the yjgA gene encoding ribosome biogenesis factor YjgA produces MPVMTRNSRNSQGSRFPGAFSPEPEDDEPKSKSQRKRDMTALQDLGAELESLAKDRLARVPMPEALADAIHQARRITSHEGKRRQMQFVGKVMRGLDDDEVEAIRAALEGFKGTSKAETARMHLIERWRELLLADDAALTRFLGEHPVADVQSLRNIIRNARKEKEQARPPRYFRELFQAIKAALDAKDGAASSDAAPSPEPEA; encoded by the coding sequence ATGCCGGTCATGACGCGAAATTCCCGTAATTCCCAAGGCTCGCGCTTCCCCGGCGCATTCTCGCCGGAGCCCGAAGACGACGAACCAAAAAGCAAGTCGCAGCGCAAGCGCGACATGACCGCCCTGCAGGATCTTGGCGCCGAGCTGGAAAGCCTGGCCAAGGACCGGCTGGCGCGCGTGCCCATGCCCGAAGCGCTGGCCGACGCCATCCACCAGGCGCGCCGCATCACCAGCCATGAAGGCAAGCGCCGCCAGATGCAGTTCGTGGGCAAGGTCATGCGCGGCCTCGACGACGACGAGGTCGAGGCGATCCGCGCGGCGCTGGAAGGCTTCAAGGGCACCAGCAAGGCCGAAACCGCGCGCATGCACCTGATCGAACGCTGGCGCGAGCTGCTGCTCGCCGATGACGCGGCGCTGACGCGGTTTCTCGGCGAGCACCCGGTCGCCGACGTCCAGTCGCTGCGCAATATCATCCGCAACGCACGCAAGGAGAAGGAGCAGGCCAGGCCGCCGCGCTACTTCCGCGAACTGTTCCAGGCCATCAAGGCAGCGCTCGACGCCAAGGACGGCGCTGCATCCAGCGACGCAGCCCCTTCCCCGGAGCCCGAGGCATGA
- the pmbA gene encoding metalloprotease PmbA produces MDQIAEQTAHFTYTQAQLSEMAADVLRVARELGATDAATEISEGSGLSVSVRKGQVETIEQNRDKVVGVTVMIGKRRGNASTSDFSPAALRATAEAAYNIARFTAEDECAGLAEEQLLERSPQDLDLFHPWAIDAEAAIDIATRAEAAAFAVSPRIRNSDGASVSAQHSQFVLATTRGFSGGYPYSRHFISCAPIAGSGSGMQRDDWYSSKRSPLALANPEDIGRYAAERALARLQSRKLSTRRCPVLFEAPLAAGLLGAFVQAVSGGALYRKSTFLCDTLGKAVFAPHVQIHEQPHTPGAMGSAPFDEEGVRTRERDVVLDGVVQGYFLSTYSARKLGMQTTGNAGGSHNLTLHSNLTEPGDDFPAMLRKLGTGLLVTELMGQGVNYVTGDYSRGASGYWVENGVIQYPVEEITIAGNMAEMFQQIVAIGADSLIRGTKETGSILIEQMTIAGN; encoded by the coding sequence ATGGACCAGATCGCAGAACAGACCGCGCATTTCACCTACACCCAGGCCCAGCTCAGCGAGATGGCCGCCGATGTGCTGCGTGTGGCACGCGAGCTGGGCGCGACGGACGCTGCCACGGAGATCTCCGAAGGCAGCGGCCTGTCCGTATCGGTGCGCAAGGGGCAGGTGGAAACCATCGAGCAGAACCGCGACAAGGTGGTCGGCGTCACGGTGATGATCGGCAAGCGCCGCGGCAACGCCAGCACCTCGGACTTCTCGCCGGCCGCGCTGCGCGCCACCGCCGAGGCGGCCTACAACATCGCCCGCTTCACCGCGGAAGACGAGTGCGCGGGCCTGGCCGAGGAACAACTGCTGGAGCGCTCGCCGCAGGACCTGGACCTGTTCCATCCCTGGGCCATCGATGCCGAGGCCGCCATCGATATCGCCACCCGCGCTGAGGCCGCCGCCTTCGCGGTGTCGCCGCGCATCCGCAACAGCGACGGTGCCAGCGTGTCGGCGCAGCATTCGCAGTTCGTGCTGGCAACCACGCGTGGTTTCTCGGGCGGCTATCCGTATTCGCGCCATTTCATCTCGTGCGCGCCGATCGCCGGCAGCGGCAGTGGCATGCAGCGCGATGACTGGTACTCGTCCAAGCGCTCGCCGCTGGCACTGGCCAACCCCGAGGACATCGGCCGCTATGCCGCCGAGCGCGCGCTGGCGCGGCTGCAGTCGCGCAAGCTGTCCACGCGCCGCTGCCCGGTGCTGTTCGAGGCGCCGCTGGCCGCCGGCCTGCTCGGCGCCTTCGTGCAGGCGGTGTCGGGCGGCGCGCTGTACCGCAAGTCCACCTTCCTGTGCGATACGCTGGGCAAGGCCGTGTTCGCGCCGCACGTGCAGATCCACGAGCAGCCGCACACCCCGGGCGCGATGGGCAGCGCCCCGTTCGATGAGGAAGGCGTGCGCACGCGCGAGCGCGACGTAGTCCTCGACGGCGTGGTGCAGGGCTACTTCCTGTCGACGTATTCGGCGCGCAAGCTCGGCATGCAGACCACCGGCAACGCCGGCGGCTCGCACAACCTGACGCTGCACAGCAACCTGACCGAGCCCGGCGACGACTTCCCGGCGATGCTGCGCAAGCTCGGCACCGGCCTGCTGGTGACCGAGCTGATGGGGCAGGGCGTCAACTACGTGACCGGCGATTATTCGCGCGGCGCCTCGGGCTACTGGGTCGAGAACGGCGTGATCCAGTACCCGGTGGAGGAAATCACCATCGCCGGCAATATGGCCGAAATGTTCCAGCAGATCGTCGCCATCGGCGCCGATTCGCTGATCCGCGGCACCAAGGAAACCGGCTCGATCCTGATCGAGCAGATGACCATCGCCGGCAACTGA